Proteins from a genomic interval of Bacillus mesophilus:
- a CDS encoding LacI family DNA-binding transcriptional regulator, translating into MILKITLKEIAKLADVSTATVSRVINNSKHVNEDLRKRVLAVLKETNYLPFVAQNMSLQQEQQLIGVICPQYSNTVLDDLIVGINKVCKLYGYDTVIGLTDGTDENEVHYIDLFSNKLDVQGMIFMGNQWGEGHLEFTQKNLTPVVLVGQISSIPSIPSVHVDNITASYEAVTYLLQSGHRQIAMIRGNTGQTVRVDRFKGYEKALSDAGISVNESWVIDSELSIEGGKKAMATILEQDELPTAVFCSTDSLAIGAMTYLTDHGYQVPDDLSVFGFDSIDLSKLIRPRLSTIQYSAVEIGMTATRNLIKLCKGESDEIAPHLNVMHDLVIRESTGQRARKTVS; encoded by the coding sequence ATGATATTGAAAATTACTCTTAAAGAGATTGCTAAATTGGCTGATGTTTCGACAGCTACTGTCTCTAGAGTTATAAACAATAGTAAGCATGTAAACGAGGATCTAAGGAAACGTGTTCTGGCTGTATTAAAGGAAACAAATTACCTTCCTTTTGTAGCACAGAATATGTCCCTGCAGCAGGAGCAACAATTAATAGGTGTGATCTGCCCTCAATATAGCAATACGGTTCTAGATGATTTAATCGTCGGTATTAATAAGGTCTGCAAATTATATGGCTATGACACGGTTATTGGATTAACAGATGGAACAGATGAAAACGAGGTTCATTATATTGACTTGTTCAGCAATAAATTAGATGTGCAAGGAATGATTTTTATGGGGAATCAATGGGGAGAAGGACATTTAGAATTTACACAAAAAAATCTTACTCCTGTTGTGTTAGTGGGACAGATTTCTTCTATTCCATCCATCCCCTCTGTTCATGTTGATAATATTACCGCTTCCTATGAGGCTGTTACTTATCTCTTGCAAAGTGGCCACCGTCAGATAGCTATGATTAGAGGTAACACGGGGCAAACCGTTCGAGTAGACCGTTTCAAAGGTTATGAGAAGGCTTTGTCAGACGCTGGTATTTCCGTTAATGAAAGCTGGGTGATAGATAGTGAGCTATCCATTGAAGGTGGTAAAAAAGCAATGGCAACTATTTTAGAACAAGATGAATTGCCAACAGCTGTTTTCTGTTCAACTGACTCACTAGCTATTGGTGCTATGACATATTTAACAGATCATGGATACCAAGTTCCTGATGATCTTTCAGTATTCGGTTTCGATAGCATTGACCTATCAAAACTGATACGACCAAGACTTTCTACGATTCAATACTCTGCAGTTGAAATAGGAATGACTGCGACGAGAAACTTAATTAAGCTTTGTAAGGGTGAAAGTGATGAAATCGCTCCTCATCTTAATGTTATGCATGATTTAGTGATAAGAGAAAGCACAGGACAGCGGGCGAGGAAAACGGTTTCCTAA
- a CDS encoding ABC transporter substrate-binding protein codes for MNFMKTLKKTAMFGMAGALALSLAACSGNTEENTSEPTDSKSSDSPVTIILTNSKGEIDTQFKEAAQTFMDANPDIKVEVNTTAVGDTLNVFDKLTASGKVVTLAMFEPYAALNKYGDVGIDLSGEKWVEETTSALTNAEGQVVGFPFAVEGMGLVYNQKVLDTAVGGTFDPFTINTVDKLKEVLGQVQATGVEFPVAYQTEAWSVGNHYSSLFLNQVEDPATLVNELKAGEVELASNDVWNGYYDTLQLLTSKEYNQFGERPIGQYYDAAHLAVGKGESAFLFNGNWAYDSLKAVAGDTFGFMPVPVDNNADNPVNNKIAVGPTQVFVINKKASEAEQVAAKKFLDWLVYDEAGQDFVVNKAQIISAFKNNPNTVTNPLGIAIADAIANDRTMPFTTNYINAADWPTTVGPEVQKLIAGQATKEDLAKFMEESFKNQK; via the coding sequence ATGAACTTTATGAAAACGCTTAAAAAGACAGCAATGTTTGGTATGGCTGGCGCATTAGCTTTATCATTAGCAGCGTGCTCAGGAAACACAGAGGAAAACACATCTGAACCTACAGATTCAAAATCTTCTGATTCTCCTGTAACTATCATTTTGACAAATAGTAAAGGGGAAATTGATACTCAATTCAAAGAGGCAGCGCAAACATTTATGGATGCCAACCCTGATATTAAAGTAGAAGTGAATACGACAGCTGTTGGTGATACACTAAACGTGTTTGATAAACTTACTGCTTCAGGAAAAGTTGTTACATTAGCAATGTTTGAGCCTTATGCTGCTCTAAATAAATACGGTGATGTTGGAATCGACCTTTCTGGTGAGAAGTGGGTAGAAGAAACAACTTCTGCTTTAACAAATGCTGAAGGTCAAGTAGTTGGATTCCCATTTGCTGTTGAAGGTATGGGACTTGTTTATAACCAAAAGGTGTTAGATACTGCTGTTGGTGGAACTTTTGATCCATTCACAATTAACACTGTAGATAAGTTAAAAGAAGTATTAGGACAAGTGCAAGCAACTGGAGTAGAATTCCCAGTAGCATACCAAACAGAAGCTTGGTCTGTTGGTAACCACTACAGCTCATTATTCTTAAACCAAGTAGAAGATCCTGCTACTTTAGTAAATGAATTAAAAGCTGGAGAAGTAGAACTTGCTTCAAATGATGTTTGGAATGGTTACTATGATACTCTTCAACTATTAACTTCTAAAGAGTATAACCAATTTGGTGAGCGTCCAATCGGTCAATACTATGATGCAGCACACTTAGCTGTTGGTAAAGGTGAATCTGCATTCCTATTCAATGGTAACTGGGCTTATGATTCTTTAAAGGCTGTTGCTGGTGACACATTCGGATTTATGCCTGTTCCTGTAGACAACAATGCTGACAACCCAGTAAATAATAAGATTGCAGTTGGTCCTACACAAGTATTCGTAATTAACAAAAAGGCTTCAGAAGCTGAGCAAGTAGCAGCGAAGAAGTTCTTAGACTGGTTAGTTTATGATGAAGCAGGTCAAGATTTTGTTGTTAACAAAGCACAAATCATCTCTGCTTTCAAAAATAACCCTAATACGGTAACAAACCCACTTGGTATAGCAATTGCTGATGCGATCGCAAACGACAGAACAATGCCGTTTACTACAAATTACATCAATGCAGCTGACTGGCCTACTACAGTAGGACCTGAAGTGCAAAAGCTAATTGCTGGTCAAGCAACAAAAGAAGATCTTGCTAAGTTCATGGAAGAATCTTTTAAGAACCAAAAGTAA
- a CDS encoding carbohydrate ABC transporter permease, with protein sequence MTHRKKNLANWGTSFLFLGPTTLFFAITVAIPFIYGIYLTLNRMDTPVDPMVFSGLENYINAFKDTKFWESMWLTMKFVVATVVFVNLVGFGLAYLVTSGLRIQNSLRTAYFTPNLIGGLVLGYIWQFIFVQSLPAFGQRFGIEFLELGWLGDPTMAFWSMVIVMVWQTSGYMMIIFIAGLISIPKELIEASKIDGASAFKRLMNVTIPLMVPSFVVTVFLSLKNAFMVYDLNYSLTKGGPFGSTEMVSMHVVNKAFVEANYGMGQAQGIILFVIVAVITGIQVYSSKKMEVEA encoded by the coding sequence ATGACGCATCGGAAAAAAAATCTGGCCAATTGGGGAACTTCTTTTTTATTCCTAGGGCCAACTACTCTTTTCTTTGCTATAACAGTTGCAATCCCTTTTATTTACGGAATTTACTTAACACTTAATAGAATGGATACCCCTGTGGATCCAATGGTGTTTTCTGGACTTGAAAACTATATAAATGCATTTAAAGATACAAAGTTTTGGGAATCTATGTGGCTAACAATGAAGTTTGTTGTCGCAACTGTAGTATTTGTTAACTTAGTAGGATTTGGACTAGCATACTTAGTAACTTCAGGATTACGTATTCAAAATTCATTAAGAACAGCCTATTTCACCCCAAACCTAATTGGTGGACTTGTATTAGGTTATATTTGGCAGTTTATTTTCGTACAATCACTACCAGCATTTGGTCAGAGATTCGGAATTGAATTTTTAGAGCTAGGTTGGTTAGGTGATCCAACAATGGCATTCTGGTCAATGGTTATTGTAATGGTATGGCAGACATCAGGCTATATGATGATTATCTTTATAGCTGGTTTAATCAGTATACCGAAAGAGCTAATAGAGGCATCGAAAATAGACGGGGCTAGTGCGTTTAAGAGATTGATGAATGTGACAATTCCTCTGATGGTTCCTTCATTCGTGGTAACAGTATTCTTATCATTAAAGAATGCATTTATGGTTTATGATTTGAACTACTCACTAACAAAGGGTGGACCGTTTGGAAGTACAGAAATGGTATCCATGCACGTTGTAAATAAGGCATTCGTGGAAGCGAACTATGGAATGGGTCAAGCACAAGGGATTATTCTATTTGTGATTGTTGCTGTGATCACGGGAATCCAGGTTTATTCTAGTAAGAAAATGGAGGTTGAAGCATAA
- a CDS encoding carbohydrate ABC transporter permease: MRTQRIVTSTLAYVLAFIALVTFIFPFVLLVLNSFKDNGEILTNPFALPTSWDFGQFMEVIEKMNFLVTFKNTFVITSLSTLFIVIFSAMAAYHMVRRPTKYNKVLFAILVASMVIPFQSLMIPLIYIYGAKLQLIDAIPIPLLIFFYIGFGSSLSIFIFHGFIKSIPVEIEEAARIDGCNTIQTFFIIVFPMLRPIAVTVGILNVLWIWNDYLLPSLVLNNEAVYTMPVMMKVFNGTYMNNWELLIPAILLTVLPILILYIIGQRAIINGVMQGSIK; encoded by the coding sequence ATGAGAACTCAACGTATTGTGACTTCAACATTAGCTTATGTCCTTGCTTTTATTGCGTTAGTTACGTTTATTTTCCCTTTCGTACTTTTAGTTCTAAACTCGTTTAAGGATAACGGAGAGATCTTAACAAATCCGTTTGCTCTTCCGACTAGCTGGGACTTCGGACAGTTTATGGAAGTAATCGAGAAGATGAACTTCTTGGTAACGTTTAAGAACACATTTGTCATTACGTCACTTAGTACTCTATTTATTGTTATTTTTTCAGCGATGGCGGCTTACCACATGGTAAGAAGACCAACGAAATATAATAAAGTTCTGTTTGCAATATTAGTAGCATCAATGGTAATCCCGTTTCAGTCGTTGATGATTCCATTAATCTATATTTATGGGGCAAAATTACAATTGATTGATGCGATCCCAATTCCTCTACTAATCTTCTTTTATATTGGATTTGGTAGCTCTCTTTCCATCTTCATCTTTCATGGGTTTATTAAATCCATTCCGGTTGAAATTGAAGAGGCTGCTAGAATTGATGGTTGTAACACGATTCAAACATTCTTTATCATCGTTTTTCCAATGCTAAGACCGATTGCTGTAACTGTTGGAATTCTTAACGTACTTTGGATTTGGAATGACTATCTATTACCTTCACTTGTACTGAATAATGAAGCAGTTTATACAATGCCAGTTATGATGAAGGTATTTAATGGGACATATATGAACAACTGGGAGTTATTGATTCCTGCCATTCTATTGACGGTATTGCCAATCCTAATACTATACATTATTGGCCAACGTGCAATTATTAATGGAGTTATGCAAGGGTCTATTAAGTAG